Proteins encoded together in one Flavobacteriales bacterium window:
- a CDS encoding response regulator transcription factor: MKALIIEDEAPAYRRLSNLLAQHHGEVEVLEVLDSIEAAVRWLIGNPSPDLIFSDIQLSDGLSFEIYRQAPPPCPIIFTTAYDAYMLEAFRTNGIDYLLKPIEEADLARSMEKFRALTRTAAVAPSPDIERLLSAIDNRSPRYRDRFLIKLGSKLLSVPTSDIAWFLSTDGSTELRTRDGKRHLLDQPLDDIEQQLDPARFFRLNRQCIACIACIQMVHQHFNGKLKVELRPPAPEEIMVSREKARAFKEWMGGS; the protein is encoded by the coding sequence CTGAAAGCGCTCATCATCGAGGACGAGGCGCCGGCCTACCGCAGGCTGAGCAACCTGCTCGCCCAGCACCATGGCGAGGTGGAAGTGCTCGAAGTGCTCGACAGCATCGAGGCCGCCGTGCGCTGGCTCATCGGCAACCCCTCGCCAGACCTCATCTTCAGCGACATCCAACTGAGCGATGGGTTGAGCTTCGAGATCTACCGGCAAGCGCCGCCGCCCTGCCCGATCATCTTCACCACGGCTTATGATGCGTACATGCTTGAGGCCTTCCGCACCAACGGCATCGACTACCTGCTGAAGCCTATCGAAGAAGCCGATCTGGCGCGCAGCATGGAAAAGTTCCGCGCGCTCACACGCACTGCAGCCGTCGCCCCTTCGCCTGATATCGAGCGTCTGCTGTCCGCTATCGATAACCGTTCGCCGCGCTACCGCGACCGGTTCCTCATCAAGCTTGGCAGCAAGCTGCTGTCCGTGCCCACCAGCGATATCGCCTGGTTCTTGAGCACTGATGGCAGCACGGAGCTGCGCACCCGCGACGGCAAGCGCCACCTGCTCGATCAGCCGCTCGATGATATCGAGCAGCAACTCGATCCCGCGCGGTTCTTCCGACTCAACCGCCAGTGCATCGCTTGCATCGCTTGCATCCAAATGGTGCATCAGCACTTCAACGGCAAGCTGAAGGTGGAATTGAGGCCACCCGCGCCGGAAGAGATCATGGTCAGCCGGGAGAAGGCGCGGGCCTTCAAGGAGTGGATGGGGGGATCATGA
- a CDS encoding enoyl-CoA hydratase/isomerase family protein translates to MSDGYVNSTTEGGIATVTFHHPKSNSLPGHILRGIADAITSAGKDAATRVIILRSDGDKAFCAGASFDELVAIEDEARGLEFFSGFAHVINAIRTAPVFVIGRIHSHCVGGGVGLACAVDIAYAHSSASARLSELAVGIGPFVVGPAVERKVGAGHFGLLSATPATRRSAQWCEQHGIYAEVFATMEVLDARIAAHAKELSAYSPEAMADIKQVMWKGTEDWDALLIERARISGRLVLSEFTRNAIAKFKAEVTKR, encoded by the coding sequence ATGAGCGACGGCTACGTCAATTCCACCACCGAAGGCGGCATCGCCACGGTCACCTTCCACCACCCGAAGAGCAACAGCCTGCCCGGCCACATCCTGCGCGGCATCGCCGATGCGATCACCAGCGCAGGGAAGGATGCCGCCACGCGCGTCATCATCCTGCGCAGCGACGGCGACAAGGCCTTCTGCGCCGGCGCCAGCTTCGATGAGCTCGTGGCCATTGAGGATGAAGCACGCGGACTGGAGTTCTTCAGCGGCTTCGCGCACGTGATCAATGCCATCCGCACCGCACCGGTCTTCGTCATCGGCCGCATCCACAGCCATTGCGTGGGCGGCGGCGTGGGCCTGGCTTGTGCGGTGGACATCGCCTATGCGCACAGCAGTGCCAGTGCGCGCCTCAGCGAGCTCGCCGTGGGCATCGGCCCATTCGTTGTCGGGCCCGCAGTGGAGCGGAAAGTGGGTGCCGGTCATTTCGGCCTGCTCAGCGCCACGCCCGCCACGCGACGGAGCGCCCAATGGTGCGAGCAGCATGGCATCTACGCGGAGGTCTTCGCGACGATGGAGGTGCTGGATGCGCGGATCGCTGCGCACGCCAAGGAGCTTTCGGCATACAGCCCAGAGGCCATGGCCGATATCAAGCAGGTGATGTGGAAGGGCACCGAGGATTGGGATGCATTGCTGATCGAGCGCGCCAGGATCAGCGGGCGGTTGGTGCTCTCGGAGTTCACGCGCAACGCCATCGCCAAGTTCAAGGCGGAGGTGACGAAGCGGTAG